A single genomic interval of Mauremys reevesii isolate NIE-2019 linkage group 24, ASM1616193v1, whole genome shotgun sequence harbors:
- the LOC120390755 gene encoding interferon-inducible GTPase 5-like: protein MSVEQTKQIEAAIKAGNFLEAASMVQTFKNLSGIDFNIAVTGESGSGKSSLVNAIRGLKDEDEGAAETRVAEMNKEPVPYCHPTCPIMIVWDLPSIGTPGFRPDTYLKQVNFSRYDVFIIIASERSRFCHTKLAREIQKMGKKFLFVRSKVDLDLYNEESKESFSEERTLEKIRQDCVNNLSRVGVSSPQVFLVSSREFQKYDSPQLQKTLLKEFYNHKMEKYDSPKLQKTLLKEFYNHKKEMFRATEAPRDSGITEESKVHWGELFSKWSSKLPGLSEEETEKFQTAVKAGNLSEAMSVVNMSEVMLRNTKLNIAITGNSGSGKSSFINAIRSLNDDDRGAAETGVTETTKDPTPYPHPIHPNVIVWDLPGIGTTKYPAKTYLTDVKACRYDFFIIIAAVRFTEADTKLAKEINSMGKKFYFVRTKVDVDLANEQKKKYFKEEKTLATIRNDCMEQLQEAGISSPQVFLVSRWDFHKYDSPQLQETFANDLNIHKRHVLICALPSTSEEILKEKQKALQEQIWKQALKSCAIAAVPLPFLSVKCDVNILVENMREYCKSFGLDDGSIKSLAKQVRMSVAELKSVIKSPLAKDITKEEALKRLKEATGEPIMTVKYFISMIPLIGTGIAAKKSYSATYEVLHTFLDEVTEDAQRVLKKALEGAENNL, encoded by the exons ATGTCTGTGGAacaaactaaacagattgaggcTGCTATCAAAGCAGGAAACTTCTTAGAAGCTGCTTCTATGGTGCAGACATTCAAGAATTTGTCAGGCATTGATTTCAATATCGCCGTCACGGGGGAGTCGGGATCTGGAAAATCATCTTTGGTCAATGCCATCCGGGGCCTGAAAGATGAAGACGAAGGTGCTGCTGAGACCCGTGTAGCAGAAATGAACAAAGAACCAGTACCATATTGTCATCCTACCTGTCCCATAATGATTGTCTGGGACCTGCCCTCGATTGGAACCCCAGGTTTTCGGCCAGACACTTATCTGAAACAAGTGAACTTCAGCCGTTACGATGTCTTCATCATCATCGCTTCAGAGAGGAGCAGATTCTGCCACACCAAGCTGGCCCGGGAGATCCAGAAGATGGGAAAGAAGTTTTTATTTGTACGCTCCAAAGTGGACTTGGACCTGTATAATGAGGAAAGCAAAGAGAGCTTCAGTGAAGAGAGAACCCTGGAGAAAATCAGACAGGACTGTGTCAACAACCTGTCCAGAGTAGGGGTGAGCTCCCCGCAGGTTTTCCTTGTCTCGAGTAGGGAATTTCAGAAATACGATTCTCCACAGCTGCAGAAGACTTTGCTAAAGGAATTCTACAACCACAAGATGGAGAAATACGATTCTCCAAAGCTGCAGAAGACTTTGCTAAAGGAATTCTACAACCACAAGAAGGAGATGTTCAGAGCCACTGAAGCCCCCAGGGACAGTGG GATAACGGAAGAGTCGAAAGTTCACTGGGGTGAATTATTTTCAAAATGGAGCAGTAAACTGCCCGGTCTGTcagaggaggaaactgaaaaATTCCAGACGGCTGTCAAAGCTGGGAACCTCTCAGAAGCCATGTCTGTGGTGAACATGTCTGAGGTCATGTTAAGAAATACCAAGCTCAACATCGCCATCACAGGGAACTCGGGCTCCGGGAAGTCGTCTTTCATCAATGCCATAAGAAGCTTGAATGATGATGACAGAGGCGCAGCTGAGACTGGGGTGACAGAAACAACAAAGGATCCAACTCCTTACCCCCATCCCATTCACCCAAATGTGATTGTGTGGGACCTTCCTGGGATCGGAACAACGAAATATCCGGCAAAAACATACCTGACCGATGTGAAGGCTTGTCGTTATGATTTCTTCATCATCATCGCAGCTGTGCGCTTCACAGAAGCTGACACCAAACTTGCCAAAGAAATCAACAGCATGGGGAAGAAGTTCTATTTTGTCCGCACCAAGGTGGATGTGGACTTAGCtaatgaacagaaaaaaaaatatttcaaagagGAGAAAACTCTAGCGACAATCAGAAATGACTGCATGGAGCAGCTACAAGAAGCAGGGATCAGCTCCCCACAGGTTTTCCTGGTGTCAAGATGGGACTTTCACAAGTATGATTCTCCCCAACTGCAGGAGACTTTCGCGAATGACCTCAACATTCACAAGAGACACGTTCTCATCTgtgccctgcccagcacctctgaaGAAATCTTGAAAGAGAAACAGAAGGCCCTGCAGGAACAGATCTGGAAACAAGCCCTGAAGTCGTGTGCTATCGCTGCTGTTCCTCTCCCATTTCTCTCAGTTAAGTGCGATGTCAACATCTTGGTGGAGAACATGAGGGAGTATTGCAAGTCCTTTGGCCTGGATGATGGTTCCATCAAATCACTTGCTAAACAAGTTCGGATGTCTGTTGCTGAGCTGAAGTCTGTGATAAAGTCCCCTCTGGCCAAAGATATAACAAAAGAAGAGGCTTTGAAGCGGCTCAAAGAGGCTACAGGGGAACCTATAATGACAGTTAAATATTTTATCAGCATGATACCACTGATTGGCACTGGGATAGCTGCAAAGAAATCTTACAGTGCCACCTATGAAGTGCTACATACGTTTCTGGATGAAGTTACAGAAGATGCTCAACGAGTCCTGAAAAAGGCTTTGGAGGGAGCAGAGAATAACCTATAA